In a genomic window of Nesterenkonia halotolerans:
- a CDS encoding ATP-dependent DNA helicase → MEFDESQQQVLAAADHAGHGPILSFGGPGSGKSTLATELALRHLESGQDSSRLLLLSPTRATSATLRDRIESGWAVRDTSARGGSLSEQPSRSFSSYAFWLLGEARRREILTFRARRPRLLSGAEQDSIIRELLAQDASSGIPLIEWPAALQEAAGTDGFRKEIRELFDRAAEYGVSPEQLRGLAEQCRRPEWASAAELYERYREDLDAGANADAFDPAGLINEACNLLEENPEFLETERARLRRIVVDDLQEATPSVYRLLRLIGAGADVLAFANAETAVQGFRGARPDKLRSWTVPPRRVTADSVLGLNPETDAEIDGIIRRSISGSMTPDSHGGLPGVDPHVMVLEHNHRIAPNVGKAYARALRRIAPAGPQQPRQRWLELLNEAPAEPAEEETLEGTAGSCAVEIVPGDYLAEQFVLQEVLDRHHRHNVPFDQIAVIARNGALLQRLVRMFQTQGVPVRQSMSDVILNQEPAVAPLLRVLRLVAAHHTPALDADADRGDGDHPEAVTLPEVLALLTSRYGETDSMTLRSLRQVLRGQERRRIRQAMNDAGVEPEGPGAAEAPVEPRSSDDLLVVAANDANDPVFQAVSSQSRFQHLTRGLLRVAAMLAAGRAASSPSVGPEELLWEIWNAADVSRHWAGLTRRASAEGRRADQDLDAVMALFQAAERFSDQNPGASALSFVDHIERLELPMDTLAKTSAGDAAIEVLTPASAAGREFDTVILAGLQEGAWPNLNPRGQLLGSGHLVDVVEGRAEASAQSLLVKRMNVLQDEYRLFASAVSRAKNRLYAVAVHAQEESPSLLLDLVVPPGEREARSAAIPRPITAPRLIAELRRHLEISIQAELDDDAAYPAPSDPGQARNVETPDATASALTGSADASAQIQCEAAARALSVLAEGGLTGAEPSTWWGLPELSTTEPLLGPKDTVRVSPSSVQNAIESPLQWFTGAAGGVEATDFSRMLGSLIHEIAEHHPTETRVEVLNQELDERWDGLGREEGWETEKDRSRAQVMLKKLAGYFGHAEREGRQVIARELQVEASLEIPVGQADAPGGTEAGGSEAGAAEAWGETRTETETRSVLIRGVIDRVERTENGELFVIDLKTGKHKPVKTEIPTHGQLGSYQLLVALGAVDQALAEAAGATEDGDPATTTAPSPGRGAALLHVGTTVAKLDLQEQPPLGADDSWPLEQLTQAARAMSGSEFAAYHAPNQQRCLVGALCPLCENTKQVTQP, encoded by the coding sequence ATGGAGTTCGATGAGTCTCAGCAACAGGTGCTCGCCGCCGCGGATCACGCTGGACATGGGCCGATCCTCAGCTTCGGAGGCCCCGGCAGCGGGAAGTCGACGCTGGCCACGGAGCTGGCGCTGCGCCACCTGGAATCCGGCCAGGACTCCTCTCGGCTGCTGCTGCTCTCACCCACCCGCGCCACCTCAGCGACGCTGAGGGACCGCATCGAATCTGGCTGGGCGGTGCGCGACACCAGCGCCCGCGGAGGGTCACTCTCCGAACAGCCCTCGCGCTCGTTCTCCTCCTACGCCTTCTGGCTGCTCGGAGAGGCCCGTCGCCGGGAGATCCTGACCTTCCGTGCCCGTCGGCCGCGGCTGCTCTCCGGGGCGGAGCAGGACAGCATCATCCGTGAGCTGCTGGCCCAGGACGCCTCCAGCGGCATTCCGCTGATCGAGTGGCCGGCCGCGCTGCAAGAGGCGGCAGGCACCGACGGGTTCCGCAAGGAGATCCGCGAACTCTTCGATCGCGCCGCAGAGTACGGGGTCTCCCCGGAGCAGCTGCGTGGCCTCGCCGAACAGTGCCGCCGCCCCGAGTGGGCTTCCGCGGCGGAGCTCTATGAGCGCTACCGCGAGGACCTCGACGCCGGTGCCAACGCCGACGCGTTCGACCCGGCGGGGCTGATCAACGAGGCCTGCAACCTGCTCGAGGAGAACCCCGAGTTCCTCGAGACCGAGCGGGCGCGGCTGCGCCGGATCGTCGTCGATGACCTCCAGGAGGCCACTCCCTCCGTTTACCGGCTGCTGCGGCTGATCGGCGCCGGTGCCGACGTGCTGGCCTTCGCCAATGCCGAGACCGCCGTCCAGGGCTTCCGCGGAGCCCGCCCGGACAAGCTGCGCAGCTGGACCGTGCCGCCGCGCCGGGTCACCGCAGACAGCGTGCTGGGGCTCAACCCGGAGACCGACGCCGAGATCGACGGCATCATCCGGCGCAGCATCTCCGGGTCCATGACCCCCGATTCACATGGTGGGTTGCCCGGCGTCGATCCGCACGTGATGGTCCTCGAGCACAATCACCGGATCGCGCCCAATGTCGGCAAGGCCTACGCCAGAGCCCTGCGCCGGATCGCCCCGGCAGGGCCCCAGCAGCCACGCCAGCGCTGGCTGGAGCTGCTCAACGAGGCACCCGCGGAACCGGCGGAGGAGGAGACGCTGGAAGGAACGGCCGGCTCCTGCGCCGTGGAGATCGTCCCCGGAGACTACCTCGCCGAGCAGTTCGTCCTGCAGGAGGTGCTCGATCGGCATCACCGGCACAACGTGCCCTTCGATCAGATCGCCGTCATCGCGCGCAACGGCGCGCTGCTGCAGCGCCTGGTCCGGATGTTCCAGACCCAGGGCGTTCCGGTCCGCCAGTCCATGAGTGACGTCATCCTCAACCAGGAACCGGCCGTGGCTCCCTTGCTGCGAGTGCTGCGACTCGTCGCCGCCCACCACACACCTGCCCTAGACGCCGACGCCGACCGCGGAGACGGTGACCACCCCGAGGCGGTGACGCTTCCGGAGGTGCTGGCGCTGCTGACCAGCCGCTATGGCGAGACCGACTCCATGACCCTGCGCAGCCTGCGCCAGGTGCTGCGCGGCCAGGAACGCCGTCGGATCCGGCAGGCAATGAACGACGCAGGTGTCGAGCCGGAGGGCCCGGGTGCGGCGGAAGCTCCGGTGGAGCCGCGCAGCTCGGATGACCTGCTGGTCGTCGCCGCGAACGACGCCAACGATCCGGTCTTCCAAGCGGTCAGCTCGCAGAGCCGCTTCCAGCACCTGACCCGCGGCCTGCTCCGAGTCGCGGCGATGCTGGCCGCCGGCCGGGCCGCGTCCTCTCCCTCGGTGGGACCGGAGGAGCTGCTCTGGGAGATCTGGAACGCCGCCGATGTCAGCCGACACTGGGCAGGCCTGACCCGCCGCGCCAGTGCCGAAGGTCGCCGTGCCGATCAGGACCTCGACGCCGTGATGGCGCTGTTCCAGGCGGCCGAACGGTTCTCGGACCAGAACCCCGGAGCCTCCGCGCTGAGCTTCGTGGACCATATCGAACGTCTCGAACTTCCCATGGACACCCTGGCGAAGACCTCGGCCGGGGACGCCGCCATCGAGGTGCTCACCCCCGCCAGTGCCGCGGGCCGGGAATTCGACACAGTCATCCTCGCCGGTCTTCAGGAGGGCGCCTGGCCCAATCTGAACCCCCGCGGCCAGCTGCTGGGCAGCGGGCACCTGGTGGACGTGGTCGAGGGACGGGCGGAGGCGTCGGCCCAATCGCTGCTGGTCAAGCGGATGAACGTGCTGCAGGACGAATACCGGCTCTTCGCCTCCGCCGTCTCCCGGGCCAAGAACCGGCTCTACGCGGTGGCCGTTCATGCCCAGGAGGAGAGTCCCTCGCTGCTGCTGGACCTGGTGGTCCCACCTGGGGAGCGTGAGGCCCGCAGCGCCGCGATCCCGCGGCCCATCACCGCACCCCGACTGATCGCTGAGCTGCGCCGTCACCTGGAGATCAGCATCCAGGCCGAGCTCGACGACGACGCCGCTTATCCGGCTCCGAGTGACCCCGGCCAGGCCCGGAATGTCGAAACCCCGGACGCCACCGCCTCAGCCTTGACCGGCTCCGCAGACGCGAGCGCGCAGATCCAGTGCGAAGCCGCGGCCCGAGCTCTCTCGGTGCTGGCCGAGGGAGGCCTCACCGGAGCGGAACCCAGCACCTGGTGGGGCCTGCCAGAGCTCAGCACCACCGAACCCCTGCTCGGCCCTAAGGACACCGTGCGCGTGTCGCCCTCCTCGGTGCAGAACGCCATCGAGTCTCCGCTGCAGTGGTTCACCGGCGCGGCCGGGGGAGTGGAGGCCACCGACTTCAGCCGCATGCTCGGATCACTGATCCACGAGATCGCTGAGCATCATCCCACAGAGACCCGGGTCGAAGTCCTGAACCAGGAGCTCGACGAGCGCTGGGACGGCCTGGGCCGCGAAGAGGGCTGGGAGACCGAGAAGGACCGCAGCCGCGCTCAGGTGATGCTGAAGAAGCTCGCGGGCTACTTCGGGCACGCCGAGCGCGAAGGCCGCCAAGTCATCGCCCGAGAGCTGCAGGTGGAGGCAAGCCTCGAGATCCCGGTGGGCCAGGCCGACGCGCCGGGTGGGACAGAGGCGGGCGGGTCTGAGGCGGGGGCGGCTGAAGCCTGGGGAGAGACAAGGACAGAGACAGAGACGCGATCAGTCCTGATCCGCGGAGTGATCGACCGGGTGGAGCGCACCGAGAACGGCGAGCTCTTCGTGATCGACCTGAAGACCGGCAAGCACAAGCCAGTCAAGACGGAGATTCCCACCCACGGGCAGCTCGGGTCCTATCAGCTGCTGGTGGCGCTAGGGGCGGTGGACCAGGCGCTCGCCGAAGCTGCCGGGGCCACCGAAGACGGTGATCCAGCAACCACTACCGCCCCGTCACCAGGACGCGGTGCAGCCCTGCTGCACGTGGGAACCACCGTGGCCAAGCTGGATCTCCAGGAACAGCCTCCGCTGGGAGCCGATGACAGCTGGCCGCTGGAGCAGCTGACCCAGGCTGCCCGCGCCATGTCCGGATCCGAGTTCGCCGCCTATCATGCGCCGAATCAGCAGCGCTGTCTGGTGGGAGCGCTCTGCCCGCTGTGCGAGAACACGAAACAGGTGACCCAGCCATGA
- a CDS encoding 3'-5' exonuclease: MAETPALFEITPSTDSWHTRRRVGFDLETTSRDPRVARIVSAALVIFDAEVERDPLLETTSALGAAPTPGPPERIVRTREWLVDPGVEIPAETTAIHGISTEYAQANGQPAAEAVAQITTALAQEFAEGNAVVVMNAPYDFTVLKYEAERHGVEFPEPAGIIDPLVIDKQVDKYRRGKRTLSHMCTHYEVELDGAHSAAPDAWAAVEVAGCQAERFPQLQIPAPELHRLQAEWKVDQSADLQEYLRRTRPDAEVSPAWPV; this comes from the coding sequence ATGGCCGAGACTCCCGCTCTCTTCGAGATCACCCCCAGCACCGACTCCTGGCACACCCGGCGTCGCGTCGGCTTCGACCTGGAGACCACCTCCCGGGACCCGCGCGTGGCTCGCATCGTCTCGGCCGCGCTGGTGATCTTCGATGCCGAGGTGGAACGCGACCCCCTGCTCGAGACCACCTCGGCGCTCGGTGCGGCTCCCACCCCGGGACCGCCTGAGCGGATCGTGCGCACGCGGGAATGGCTGGTGGACCCTGGGGTGGAGATCCCAGCCGAGACCACCGCCATCCATGGGATCTCCACAGAGTACGCCCAGGCCAACGGTCAGCCGGCGGCCGAGGCAGTGGCCCAGATCACCACGGCTCTGGCGCAGGAGTTCGCGGAGGGCAACGCCGTGGTGGTGATGAACGCTCCCTATGACTTCACCGTGCTGAAGTACGAGGCCGAGCGGCACGGAGTGGAGTTCCCGGAGCCGGCGGGGATCATCGACCCGCTGGTGATCGACAAACAGGTGGACAAGTATCGTCGCGGAAAGCGCACGCTGAGTCATATGTGCACCCACTATGAGGTGGAGCTCGACGGCGCCCACTCCGCGGCCCCGGATGCCTGGGCCGCTGTGGAGGTGGCCGGTTGTCAGGCGGAGCGGTTCCCCCAGCTGCAGATTCCCGCCCCCGAGCTGCACCGGCTGCAGGCGGAGTGGAAGGTCGATCAGTCGGCGGACCTGCAAGAGTACCTGCGCCGCACCCGTCCCGACGCTGAGGTCAGCCCGGCCTGGCCGGTGTGA
- a CDS encoding SUMF1/EgtB/PvdO family nonheme iron enzyme, giving the protein MSNPETGPTAGACCGPSRTPPSRETKRTTTPASPTTDAAAKAAVVAELAASAAGELQLIGLGAAEFRIGSEEALAYPADGEGPVRMVRVESFAISATAVTVAEFARFVHATGHVTDAEKYGDSLVFQGLLAPEMRDRMPAPVASTPWWRQVLGACWFAPEGAGSTARGREDHPVTQVSQRDALAYAAWVGARLPHEEEWEYASRGGLDQQTYPWGNVRDPEGQRRMNIFPGEFPEGVAGEVGTKPVTSFEPNGFGLYNTTGNVWEWTASTFNGATADPVMRGGSYMCHSSYCRRYRTSARTSASADSSLGHTGFRLAFTPARPG; this is encoded by the coding sequence ATGAGCAACCCTGAGACGGGACCCACAGCCGGTGCCTGCTGCGGTCCCAGCCGGACACCACCCTCCAGAGAGACCAAGCGAACGACGACGCCGGCCAGCCCCACCACGGATGCTGCCGCGAAGGCCGCAGTGGTCGCTGAGCTGGCCGCCAGCGCGGCAGGGGAGCTGCAACTCATCGGGCTCGGCGCGGCAGAATTCCGGATAGGCAGCGAGGAGGCCCTGGCCTACCCCGCGGACGGTGAGGGACCCGTGCGCATGGTCCGCGTCGAGTCCTTCGCGATCAGCGCCACCGCGGTCACGGTGGCCGAGTTCGCTCGATTCGTGCACGCCACGGGTCATGTCACCGATGCCGAGAAGTACGGCGATTCCCTGGTCTTCCAGGGGCTGCTCGCCCCGGAGATGCGGGACCGGATGCCAGCACCGGTGGCCTCCACGCCCTGGTGGCGGCAGGTGCTCGGCGCCTGCTGGTTCGCTCCCGAGGGAGCTGGCTCCACTGCGCGGGGCCGCGAGGACCACCCGGTCACCCAGGTGTCTCAGCGCGATGCGCTGGCCTACGCCGCCTGGGTGGGGGCCCGGCTTCCTCACGAGGAGGAGTGGGAGTACGCCTCTCGCGGTGGACTGGACCAGCAGACCTATCCCTGGGGGAACGTCCGCGATCCCGAGGGACAGCGCCGGATGAACATCTTCCCGGGCGAGTTCCCCGAGGGAGTCGCCGGGGAGGTGGGCACGAAGCCGGTGACCTCCTTCGAGCCCAACGGATTCGGGCTCTACAACACCACCGGCAACGTCTGGGAGTGGACGGCGTCAACGTTCAACGGCGCGACTGCCGATCCGGTGATGCGCGGCGGGTCCTATATGTGCCACAGCTCGTACTGCCGGCGCTACCGCACCTCGGCGCGAACCTCAGCCTCCGCCGACAGCTCGCTGGGCCACACCGGATTCAGGCTGGCGTTCACACCGGCCAGGCCGGGCTGA